The Streptomyces sp. RKAG293 genome includes a region encoding these proteins:
- a CDS encoding TerD family protein: protein MITLTKEDGPADLDGVTHLSIGVSWDPTVGSSGGLMGKLRQKTGTDLDLIAIAMQGTEPVRLAGLDSLDPLGNGSLVHSGDNQTGRGEGDDETVTVDFARVPTNITSIVFVAAAYKKHSAFQKARNISFKVYDATGGSTQQVADIWPSLLSNDNGCAVAKAIRNGAGWKLQVINETGKIKQGDEMALMRFAMSK from the coding sequence ATGATCACGCTCACGAAGGAAGACGGCCCGGCGGATCTGGACGGGGTGACCCACCTGTCCATCGGGGTGTCCTGGGACCCGACCGTCGGAAGCAGCGGTGGACTGATGGGGAAGCTCCGGCAGAAGACCGGCACCGACCTCGATCTGATCGCCATCGCCATGCAGGGGACGGAGCCGGTGCGGCTGGCCGGGCTGGACTCCCTGGATCCGCTGGGCAACGGATCGTTGGTGCACAGCGGGGACAACCAGACCGGCCGTGGGGAGGGCGACGATGAGACGGTGACCGTCGACTTCGCCCGGGTGCCGACCAACATCACCTCCATCGTGTTCGTCGCCGCCGCGTACAAGAAGCACAGCGCCTTCCAGAAGGCGCGGAACATCAGCTTCAAGGTGTACGACGCGACGGGCGGCAGCACCCAGCAGGTCGCCGACATCTGGCCGAGCCTGCTCAGCAACGACAACGGGTGCGCCGTGGCCAAGGCGATCCGCAACGGCGCGGGCTGGAAGCTCCAGGTGATAAACGAGACCGGGAAGATCAAGCAGGGCGACGAGATGGCCCTGATGCGCTTCGCGATGAGCAAGTAG
- a CDS encoding GNAT family N-acetyltransferase, with product MEIRPTTDQDLDVFVDTLHAAFGRFPETPTEGGGVWWSALEMDRNLLAMTADGRPVGTAGAYSFELTLPGEILAPAAGVTAVGVLPSHRRQGVLSAMMRHQLTELRARGEFLSVLLASQALIYRRFGYGPATYTQRLTVPRHRAALALPRARASADVSTTVTTTGPDTGTGTGSADVPTTGTGQDSGTGSIELLRRAECGEILEEVYDRYRRAQPGALSRPHRWWALGAGQPPISPAPRYVAVHRDADGTPDGYASYSLDKPGTLTVDETIATADAVSTALARFVLEHDLVTQVVFKHFPPGHPLRWQLADFRAGEVSGDTDWLWVRLLDIPRALTARGWFMDGELVLDVDDPFLGEHGRYLLTVRDGKADCVPTDREPDLSLDVSDLGSVYLGGTAPSTLVRAGHIRAHRPGAAALADALFRAERSPHCLHWF from the coding sequence ATGGAGATCCGTCCCACGACCGACCAGGACCTCGACGTCTTCGTCGACACCCTCCATGCCGCGTTCGGGCGCTTCCCGGAAACCCCCACCGAGGGCGGCGGGGTCTGGTGGTCGGCGCTGGAAATGGACCGCAACCTGCTCGCCATGACGGCGGACGGGCGGCCCGTCGGCACTGCCGGTGCGTATTCCTTCGAGCTCACCCTGCCCGGTGAAATCCTCGCCCCGGCCGCCGGAGTGACCGCAGTCGGCGTCCTGCCCTCGCACCGACGGCAGGGTGTGCTCAGCGCGATGATGCGGCATCAGCTCACCGAGCTGCGGGCCCGAGGGGAGTTCCTCTCCGTACTGCTGGCCTCGCAGGCCCTGATCTACCGCAGGTTCGGCTACGGGCCGGCGACCTACACGCAGCGGCTGACGGTGCCGCGCCACCGAGCGGCCCTCGCCCTCCCCCGGGCGCGCGCATCGGCCGACGTCTCAACCACCGTCACAACCACCGGCCCGGACACCGGCACCGGCACGGGATCGGCCGACGTCCCAACCACCGGCACCGGCCAGGACTCCGGCACCGGCTCGATCGAGCTGCTCCGGCGTGCCGAGTGCGGCGAGATCCTCGAAGAGGTCTACGACCGGTACCGACGCGCACAGCCCGGCGCGCTGTCCCGGCCGCATCGCTGGTGGGCCCTGGGCGCGGGGCAGCCCCCGATCTCTCCGGCGCCGCGCTATGTCGCCGTCCACCGGGACGCCGACGGCACTCCGGACGGGTACGCCAGCTACTCGCTCGACAAACCCGGCACCTTGACGGTCGACGAGACCATCGCCACCGCCGACGCCGTCTCCACGGCGCTGGCCCGGTTCGTCCTCGAACACGACCTGGTGACCCAGGTCGTGTTCAAGCACTTCCCGCCCGGCCACCCGCTGCGCTGGCAGCTCGCGGACTTCCGCGCCGGCGAGGTGAGCGGCGACACCGACTGGCTCTGGGTGCGGCTGCTGGACATCCCGCGTGCGCTGACCGCGCGCGGCTGGTTCATGGACGGTGAGCTCGTCCTCGACGTCGACGACCCGTTCCTCGGCGAGCACGGCCGCTACCTGCTGACCGTCCGGGACGGCAAGGCCGACTGCGTCCCGACGGACCGGGAGCCCGACCTGTCCCTGGACGTGAGCGACCTGGGCTCGGTCTACCTCGGCGGCACCGCCCCGAGCACGCTCGTGCGGGCCGGACACATCCGCGCCCACCGCCCGGGCGCGGCCGCCCTCGCCGACGCCCTCTTCCGCGCCGAACGCTCCCCGCACTGCCTGCACTGGTTCTGA
- a CDS encoding VOC family protein has translation MACRISELVIDCADPERLAAFWSGVLGYVELGREDDGSIEIGPPDAGFGGPQPTLVLSPSSDPRSGKLPLHIDVNATDRDQDAELERLLALGARPADVGQSGTESWHCLADPEGNEFCLLRTRLQPL, from the coding sequence ATGGCATGCCGCATCAGTGAACTGGTCATCGACTGCGCCGATCCCGAGCGGCTCGCGGCGTTCTGGAGCGGGGTCCTCGGCTACGTCGAACTCGGCCGGGAGGACGACGGAAGCATCGAGATCGGCCCGCCCGACGCCGGTTTCGGCGGCCCGCAGCCCACCCTCGTCCTCAGCCCCAGCAGCGACCCTCGGTCCGGGAAGCTCCCGCTGCACATCGACGTCAACGCCACCGACCGCGACCAGGACGCCGAGCTGGAACGGCTGCTCGCCCTCGGCGCCAGGCCCGCCGACGTCGGCCAGTCCGGCACCGAGAGCTGGCACTGCCTGGCCGACCCGGAAGGCAACGAATTCTGCCTCCTGCGCACCCGGCTCCAGCCCCTCTGA
- a CDS encoding HEAT repeat domain-containing protein, with protein sequence MTQRFREAMRLMRTRDPQRREDGFHQLLPHAAEHLDELLEQFAQEQDDQGLRRWLLELIGAARSPAALPTLGAQLNSPDEALRIRAAVGLTELDTREARTLLWKARANSTIESAAVRE encoded by the coding sequence GTGACGCAGAGGTTCCGTGAGGCGATGCGGTTGATGCGAACTCGCGATCCGCAACGCCGCGAGGACGGGTTCCACCAACTCCTCCCGCATGCCGCAGAGCATCTCGACGAGCTTCTCGAGCAGTTCGCACAGGAGCAGGACGATCAGGGTTTGCGCCGCTGGCTGCTCGAACTCATCGGGGCCGCCCGATCTCCCGCCGCTCTGCCGACTCTCGGCGCCCAACTCAACAGCCCCGACGAGGCCCTGCGAATCCGGGCGGCCGTCGGCCTGACCGAGCTCGACACCCGCGAGGCCCGGACCTTGCTCTGGAAAGCCCGCGCCAACAGCACGATCGAGTCGGCCGCCGTCAGAGAGTGA
- a CDS encoding serine hydrolase domain-containing protein, with the protein MRPARPITLLRLAAATALLALCAPITTASGAAGDGGHHRPCVSSPRPDRGPARDILRIAEQAKAEMDLKSVILRVTVDGREVITTALGESMTGVPAEPAMHFRNGNVAISYMGTALLRLVDEGKVGLDDPVARWLPGLPHGDRITLRMLGASTSGLIDYVTSPGFSDTVYADPFRQWTAKELVAISTSKPLWYEPGTNWSYSHANFVLLGAALEKITGKPLDVLLQQQVMGPLGLSETRNSFTPDIPTPVLHAFTAERGTYEESSFWNPSWSTAPGAVQTTDICDLARSAVGIGSGELLSPSAYQELLNPGTVGLGHPTKTCPATICIANTEATHYGMGLLVLNDWISQHPLFFGYTAAQAYLPSEHLAIAVSTTKGPHTPDGHTAQTITQRIAAALVPGHPIPDFG; encoded by the coding sequence ATGAGACCCGCCCGCCCGATCACCCTGCTGCGCCTCGCCGCGGCCACCGCCCTCCTCGCCCTCTGCGCCCCGATCACGACCGCCAGCGGTGCGGCGGGCGACGGCGGCCACCACCGACCCTGCGTCAGTTCTCCGCGGCCCGACCGCGGCCCGGCACGGGACATCCTGCGGATCGCCGAGCAGGCCAAGGCAGAGATGGACCTCAAGTCCGTGATCCTGCGGGTCACGGTCGACGGTCGCGAGGTCATCACCACCGCGCTCGGCGAGTCGATGACCGGCGTCCCGGCCGAGCCGGCCATGCACTTCCGGAACGGCAACGTCGCGATCAGCTACATGGGCACGGCGCTCCTGCGGCTGGTCGACGAGGGCAAGGTCGGCCTCGACGATCCCGTCGCGCGCTGGCTGCCCGGCCTTCCGCACGGCGACCGGATCACCCTGCGCATGCTCGGCGCCTCCACGTCCGGCCTCATCGACTACGTCACCTCCCCCGGATTCTCCGACACCGTCTACGCGGACCCGTTCCGCCAGTGGACGGCCAAGGAACTGGTGGCCATCTCGACGAGCAAGCCCCTGTGGTACGAGCCGGGTACCAACTGGAGCTACTCGCACGCCAACTTCGTCCTCCTCGGCGCCGCCCTGGAGAAGATCACCGGGAAGCCGCTCGACGTCCTGCTCCAGCAGCAGGTCATGGGCCCGCTCGGCCTGAGCGAGACCCGCAACAGCTTCACGCCCGACATTCCGACACCCGTCCTGCACGCCTTCACCGCCGAACGCGGGACGTACGAGGAGTCCAGCTTCTGGAACCCCTCATGGAGCACCGCCCCCGGCGCGGTACAGACCACCGACATCTGCGACCTGGCCCGCTCGGCCGTGGGCATCGGCTCGGGCGAGTTGCTCTCCCCGTCCGCGTACCAGGAACTGCTGAACCCGGGAACGGTGGGCCTGGGGCACCCGACCAAGACCTGCCCGGCGACGATCTGTATCGCGAACACCGAAGCCACCCACTACGGCATGGGTCTGCTCGTCCTGAACGACTGGATCTCCCAGCACCCGTTGTTCTTCGGCTACACCGCCGCCCAGGCCTATCTCCCGAGCGAGCACCTGGCCATCGCGGTCTCGACCACCAAGGGCCCCCACACCCCTGACGGCCACACGGCCCAGACGATCACCCAGCGCATCGCCGCCGCCCTCGTCCCGGGCCACCCGATCCCCGACTTCGGCTGA
- a CDS encoding FABP family protein produces MLDPARQYPFPDALGPDEAPAPHALLAPVSGLLGTWAGRGRGGYPTIGGEFEYAQEVTFSHDGRPFLHYEARAWLLDADGAPLRPSARECGWWRIQPEGRVEALITQPTGIAEISVGSAAEGVIDLATDQVALAPTAKKVTATRRRYTLADEDTLDFVHDLAAVGQPLQHHLAARLRRERAE; encoded by the coding sequence ATGCTCGATCCCGCCCGGCAGTACCCGTTTCCCGACGCCCTCGGACCGGACGAAGCGCCCGCACCACACGCACTGCTCGCCCCGGTGAGCGGGTTGCTGGGGACCTGGGCCGGCCGGGGCCGCGGCGGGTATCCGACGATCGGTGGGGAGTTCGAGTACGCACAGGAGGTCACCTTCAGCCATGACGGGCGGCCCTTCCTCCACTACGAGGCGCGCGCCTGGCTGCTCGACGCGGACGGCGCCCCGCTGCGGCCGTCGGCCCGGGAGTGCGGCTGGTGGCGCATCCAGCCCGAGGGGCGCGTCGAGGCTCTGATCACCCAGCCCACCGGCATCGCGGAGATCTCCGTCGGGAGCGCCGCAGAAGGCGTGATCGACCTCGCCACCGATCAGGTGGCCCTCGCCCCCACCGCCAAGAAGGTCACCGCCACCCGCCGTCGCTACACCCTGGCCGACGAGGACACCCTCGACTTCGTCCACGACCTGGCGGCCGTCGGCCAACCGCTCCAGCACCACCTCGCGGCCCGGCTCCGCCGCGAGCGCGCCGAGTAG
- a CDS encoding NIPSNAP family protein yields the protein MITIHLKYEIDADKLTDFEEYGRRWVRLVNRFGGTHHGYFLPSEGDSDIAYALFSFPGFAEYEQYRKDSLSDPECQETMQLARTTGCIKRYERRFLRPLDGDAGQ from the coding sequence GTGATCACCATTCATCTGAAGTATGAGATCGACGCCGACAAGCTCACGGACTTCGAGGAGTACGGTCGCCGCTGGGTCCGGCTCGTCAACCGCTTCGGCGGAACGCACCACGGTTACTTCCTGCCGAGTGAGGGCGACAGCGATATCGCGTACGCCCTGTTCTCCTTCCCCGGCTTCGCGGAGTACGAGCAGTACCGCAAGGACAGCCTGTCCGACCCGGAATGCCAGGAGACGATGCAATTGGCCCGCACGACAGGCTGCATCAAGCGCTATGAGCGCCGCTTCCTACGGCCGCTTGACGGGGATGCCGGGCAGTAG
- a CDS encoding NAD(P)H-dependent oxidoreductase — protein sequence MRDVVEGRRDDGPVRAHQDEEGEAEVRREVDIASRRDDATFELIDLRDHPLPHLDEPLPPSLGQYQHDHTKQWAATIAPLDGIVIVTPEYNHGIPGSLKNAMDFIYAEWNNKAVGFASYGGVGGVRAVEQLRLVAGELQMADVRQQVTLSIITEFENFSVFKPGDYNLSALNTMLDQVIAWSTALAPLRSASAVTA from the coding sequence CTGCGGGACGTCGTCGAGGGCCGGCGCGACGACGGTCCGGTACGCGCGCATCAGGACGAGGAGGGAGAGGCCGAAGTCCGCCGTGAAGTCGACATCGCCTCGCGCCGCGACGACGCCACGTTCGAGCTCATCGATCTGCGTGACCACCCGCTGCCGCACCTCGACGAGCCACTGCCGCCGTCACTCGGCCAGTACCAGCACGATCACACCAAGCAATGGGCGGCCACGATCGCGCCGTTGGACGGGATCGTCATCGTGACGCCGGAGTACAACCACGGCATCCCCGGCTCGCTGAAGAACGCCATGGACTTCATCTACGCCGAGTGGAACAACAAGGCGGTCGGCTTCGCGTCCTACGGCGGGGTCGGCGGCGTGCGCGCCGTCGAACAGCTGAGGCTGGTCGCCGGCGAGCTCCAGATGGCCGACGTGCGCCAGCAGGTCACACTGTCGATCATCACCGAGTTCGAGAACTTCAGCGTCTTCAAGCCCGGCGACTACAACCTGTCCGCCCTGAACACGATGCTCGACCAGGTCATCGCCTGGAGCACCGCGCTTGCACCGCTGCGCTCGGCGTCGGCCGTCACCGCGTGA
- a CDS encoding MarR family transcriptional regulator, with product MRAYRTVVAPALDDVPQGARGYQTLAVVVRGAQRNQLALATYLGIDRTVMTYLIDDLVTAGLVERRLTPADLRQRKIVATDRGVNTLRQLQRQVREAESRLLETLDESDRQAFRTLLSRIACDVRDMDVAAAPCDATSDPRDVAGP from the coding sequence ATGCGCGCGTACCGGACCGTCGTCGCGCCGGCCCTCGACGACGTCCCGCAGGGCGCGCGCGGCTACCAGACGCTCGCCGTCGTCGTCCGAGGTGCCCAGCGGAATCAGCTCGCCCTGGCCACGTACCTGGGGATCGACCGCACGGTGATGACCTACCTGATCGACGACCTCGTCACGGCCGGCCTGGTCGAGCGCCGGCTCACCCCCGCCGACCTCCGCCAGCGCAAGATCGTCGCCACCGACCGGGGCGTCAACACCCTCCGGCAGCTGCAGCGGCAGGTACGGGAAGCCGAGAGCCGGCTCCTGGAGACACTCGATGAGAGTGACCGCCAGGCCTTCCGCACCCTGCTCAGCCGGATCGCCTGCGACGTCCGGGACATGGACGTGGCCGCTGCCCCGTGCGACGCCACATCCGACCCGCGCGACGTCGCCGGACCGTGA
- a CDS encoding methyltransferase domain-containing protein → MTQRSGATQPPIPPAVQETYGPADLGSLSLFGGGFINFGSWQGIDLERPLTEQDRISSQRALYRHVLSTLAPSKGERALEVGCGLGVGAAVALAEYDVAHVTGMDIHPQQLERAGRVNAELLAREPEQLRFVRGAAEEMPFGDGEFDCLYSVEAAQHFRDLGAFAQETARVLRPGGRAVVASFFVPDADPARAGRLAELLDTFANGLDVAHSIPTLVGSLERAGLAEVRVTSIGASVWPGWDRWLARTWEPGTWPRNFLRAFEEGTLDYFTVTAQRPMA, encoded by the coding sequence ATGACGCAGCGTTCCGGGGCGACGCAGCCCCCGATCCCGCCGGCGGTCCAGGAGACGTACGGTCCGGCGGATCTCGGTTCGCTGTCCCTGTTCGGCGGAGGCTTCATCAATTTCGGCTCCTGGCAGGGCATCGACCTGGAGCGGCCGCTGACGGAACAGGACCGCATCAGCAGTCAGCGGGCCCTGTACCGCCACGTGCTCAGTACCCTGGCCCCCAGCAAGGGAGAACGGGCCCTGGAGGTCGGCTGTGGGCTGGGAGTCGGTGCCGCGGTGGCGCTCGCGGAGTACGACGTCGCGCATGTCACCGGCATGGACATCCATCCACAGCAGCTCGAGCGCGCCGGGCGGGTCAACGCCGAGCTGCTGGCCCGCGAACCCGAGCAGTTGCGTTTCGTGCGCGGCGCTGCCGAGGAGATGCCGTTCGGCGATGGCGAGTTCGACTGTCTGTACAGTGTCGAAGCCGCCCAGCACTTCCGCGACCTGGGGGCGTTCGCCCAGGAGACCGCACGCGTGCTGCGGCCCGGTGGCCGCGCCGTCGTCGCCAGTTTCTTCGTCCCCGACGCCGATCCCGCCCGTGCCGGCCGGCTGGCCGAGCTGCTCGACACGTTCGCCAACGGCCTGGACGTTGCGCACAGCATCCCGACGCTGGTCGGCAGTCTGGAACGGGCGGGCCTGGCCGAGGTGCGCGTCACCTCGATCGGGGCGTCGGTGTGGCCCGGCTGGGACCGCTGGCTGGCGCGAACCTGGGAGCCGGGCACCTGGCCCCGCAACTTCCTGCGGGCCTTCGAGGAAGGGACCCTCGACTACTTCACGGTCACCGCGCAACGCCCCATGGCGTGA